Genomic segment of Drosophila simulans strain w501 chromosome 2R, Prin_Dsim_3.1, whole genome shotgun sequence:
GTCCGcaaatgttttcaaataaaattactGCCACAAAGCGAAAGTTTCGGCATCCAGCTCcaccaaaaagccaaacaatttgtttgcgtTTAAGAGTGCCAaagtgtgtgtgcctgtgtgcgcctgtgagtgtgtgggagtgtatctgtatccgtatctgtatctgtatctgtgtatctatGTCCGCACCGCATTTGGTTTTACCTCAACGGTCGACTGCGGCGCGTCCTTTTGGGCTTCCTCGTCCGGAatttgctgctcctcctgctgctgctgctgctgcatcacGTATACGACACGTTGCCGCTGTCGTTGTCGCTTTGCATGTGCGCGTGGTCGCTTGACAATTATCAgcgaggtgggcgtggccggcggGCGGGGCAGCTGGTGGTTATCCACCGCATCGGCATCTGCGGCCGCTTTAACATGATTTTCAATGATTTCGCTGCGGTCCGGCTAAAACATCAATGGCGGGTGGATTTGGTTGGATTGGATTGATTGCTTGTTGTTGGCTGGCCGACACGAGGGCGTTGATCAATATTTAACCGCACGCCCTAGTTAAACACTAGTCGGCGATTTATAGCCAGGAATTTCGCAATTGAAAAGCCGTTCAGCACCGAATTCCCCCATTTAACTTCACTAACATGGCTTACGAGCGAAATGATGCAGCTTTAATTTTGTGGGAAATCTTTTAAGCACTTTTCAACTCGAAGGGATGCGCAAACAACTTTCGAGCAAAACACTTTTAATACTTTCGGAAGCGCTGTAAACATCTTGCTGAAATTTCGATAACCATACTTCTAAACTTGTTGTTAAACTTATCTCGGGAATGAAACGAAAGCTGACTGAACCGACCATTACTTTTCCCGATATATTGATGGGTGGATTCAAAAACAAGAGCTAGCCTGAAATCTCATTTTAATTAGTATATAAAATACCTTTGCTACCCTCATAACCAACTATTATTTTACAAAAGATATACTTATTTAGCTCGGCAAAAGCAACTAGGCACGGTCCTGATTTTATGAAAAATACGTTTTGGAATGTTATGGATATGAATAATAGAGATTGTAACTCTTTATAATCCGTATTgataaaaaagtaatatttattaaacctCTCAACTACTTACATCTTGGTGGATCAGCGAGTACTTCTTGGGCGGCTTTACCTTCTGGATGTGGCTGGTGACGACGGGGCCGGAGGTGGGTGACGCGGGCACAGGATCAGCAGGATATGCCGGCTGGACGGAGTGCTGCGAGGAGGAGACCAGGGTGCGACCAGGACTGTGCGCCTCGGCTCCGATGTAGCCGTGCTCGCCGGCGCTGCCGCCCAGAAGCGCACTGGCCCCCACCGAGGGATTGGCCTGGGCGGCGGCGTAGCCCACGCCGGCTGCGCGTCCTGCGGAGGAGGAGTAGTGGGTTATCTGGCATGTAAATCGAATCAATTAGGAGCAGGACCCACCATCCAGATTGCCGCCCAGACCGGCGGCTGCCCGGGAGCCCCAAGGAGTTCCGGCCGAGGCGCTGAGTCCGCCGTGGGCGGAGTTGCCCGTGAGGAGTCCGCCGAGTCCCGCATCCGCGTGATATCCAGCGAAGTTCACGCCCACCTTGCCATCGCGCAGCGTAAACAGCTGCGGGGTGAAAATGCGAGAGCTTTAGCACAAACTTCTggccacgttgcgtatacttaatgctATTCAAAGTTGCCCACGACCTTCGCGTTTCGCCCTCCGGCCACATTTCGGCCCAAGATGTTTTGTCCGCCCCGCCTTTTCACTAATAGTTGCCAAGTTGTGGCCCAACTTTGGCCGGCCCGGAAAGGCGGGCAAACACCCTTTGTGCCCGCTTAACCGAGTTTGCAAACATTTCGTGTGTTGCTCTGTGTTAATCAATTTAGGCGGAATTTCTCAGCGGCTCAAATCGGTGAAGGTCGCAAGTTCTGCAGCGCAGATACATATTTGGACAGCTTTGAAACGTTGATAAACATTTGCACAGCTCGTTTGCCCGTCATCGCAGAGCAGCAAGAACTAGGCTGTACAGAACTACAGATAAGCTGGCATTACACCCGGCTACAAAACACCGATCCGCTGATAACGACAACTTGAGCGAGTGCTAGATAATAGTAATGAGCACAGCGAGCGGACTCCAAAGCAGTTATCAATAATTGTGACAGTTAACAGGTAGCAAACAAATGTGTGCTGCGTAGTTTACTTAGTGCTATGGGGAACTATGAACTCCCTACCTCTAgtttatatacaatatatactactctgcaaatatttataatcatATTGTAAAGTTATCATCAGCTATGAATACCAAGGTGTAACTACAACTACAAATCATGTGTGATTTTTAGTACTATTCAAGTTTGTTGGCATATAGGTAACGTATTGGTTTAGCAGTCTGATATACCCCACTTTTGATAGTGTGCCAGAAGTGTGAAACTAGTGAATGGCCCCGgccaagagagagagagcgagtggGAGAGCCTTCCACACCTGCCGCCGATAAGAGTTTTTCCAGGCAGACACAACGACAATATTTAACCTGCGACGGCAGCTCATTTGAGTTTCACACGCCgactggaggaggaggcggaggtggtggccaGCCAGAGACAGCAGCGAATCATCATCAAGAGAGTCCGAAAGGAGCGGAGCAACGAGGGCGGACACATGTCGCCATGTTGACAAGGGCGTGGGAGTGGGAATGGTTGCCAGCGATGTTCGGGATGTTTCCGATGCGGCTGCTGtggctggtggtgctgctctGTTTGCTACCTGGGCAGGTGCTGCTCGGCAACGCCGCCTCGGTCACCTGGGGCCATGTCAACAAATACGCCAGCGTGCTGCACACCGAAGATGTTTACTTGCCGCCGGGGACCCCCGGCCGAGATGTGGCCTACGGCCTGGAGGTGAGACTTACAGCTAGCCACTTGGCGGCAAATTGCTTAATCTCCTTGGGAATCTCCGGCAGAACGCCAGCGATAACTACCGGATTACGGGTGTGCATGTCGAGGATCTAGGCGCCGATGGAGCGGAGGCCCTGCTCACGGCTGGCGGCATTGGCCAGCAGTTTGTGGTCCTCCACTGCCGGCGACTTCCGAACTCCGAGGAGCAGGCGGCTCATCTCGAGGTGTCCATCTACGGAGTGGACCTGTAGGCTGTTTGCTATCTTGTAGCAGTCAGTCAGTCCCAGACCCATTGTTGTAAATATCAATTAGTGTACGGAGCTTTCAGCTGTGCAAGCCAAGAGCACATAGGAAAAAGTGTTGTATCTTCGAGATACAACAAGCACATATATTAGCTTGaattagtatatattttaagtaaacaaatttcaaatattccaCATAGAATATATTCCCTTATGTGAAATATGAGTAAGTTAGTAGATAGCACTATTTGAAGTACAAATGAAACATTTGCAACACTGAACTTCCCACGCCCATCTCTATATTCAAAGATATCTTTACATCTTCAGATTGTATTTATTACCTCAGATCCTATAGGTTGCTATAGCAAATGATAGGTTTTTATCTGCTCTGTGGACTGAAAACTTTGTAATTCGCTCTGAACAACGtaataacatttaaagttgaaagttgCCAGGGGTTGTGAAGTTCGGATGTCGCTTAAAGGCAGTCGggtttttataatattatggAAATGTGTAGTAAGTTTGTAACTATGTTACTATGAAAAACCTGTAAGCTGCGGGCATCTCTTGCCTTAAATTTTGCCTTTCAGTGCATTTCAGCCTTAATAAGTCCATTTTTGCATTGCTGCCAGATGCACGAGcttgaatttgtttaattaaaatgtaataagtCTAACAAGTCGGACGTCATAATAAACTTTCGCTCGAAACAAAACACGAATTGTAAAACATGAATTGTAAAATTTCAGCTGTGAGCGAAATGCGTGtggaatgtgtgtgtgggtaaaTCAACGCaataattgatttgttttattgttctgtaaacaacaaatgtaaattaatcgtatgtgtgtgtgtgcatgcagatcttttgtttgctttcaaaTCATTTTGTGAAACACTCTAAAATCTCTATTTGCAGACCATCCATTACTCGGATAAAAATCGCAATGGGCAGTAAAGCACCGCAATTGTGTTCGGCTAATTCAAGTTGACAGTAATTGAGTTCTGCGGTTGGTAGATTAGAGATTGGCCAAAATTCATAAGCTCGGTTCATGACACACAGATAAAGAAGCCAGTGAAAGGATTTCTTCGCGGAGCCTGCGAACTGGAAATGGAATGGCCAGTAATTTGCATGAATTCCAGGGAAAGGCCGCCTCGCATTGTATCCTTCGCCGGCTGGCGGGAAAACCCTTCTCAGGACTTTTTACGTGTGCTCTTAATTTCGATTCCCACGACCCGCGCTGAAAATAAACAACGCTTTTTCTGGggttttccactttccacttagctggcaaatgcaaatttcatgcATGCGTTGattaaaatctaaattctTGTAGCCCTCGGGCCGCAAATAgaaataaactttttggccagaaaaaaaatccCAACGAAAGAGAACGGGAGAagaaagaaatattattttcagcCACGAGGTGTGAAAATTCCATTGGTCAGAGAAATAAACACTGGAAATTTTAACAAACCTAAATCAAGTCAGTTTAGCACAGGCATTTAAACACGAATCCTATATGTTTTCGATTACAGCTCACAAACTAATGAAATAGAAGCCATTGAACATGATATTGCCGACTTAAGCCTTTAATTACCATGAAATACCGACGCTATTCAACAGCCGTCGTGtgcaacactgcgtatgagtaatgagtgctgaaaaatgcaattattttgatattaGTCAGCACAGGCCGCCAAAGTTCAAGGTGGCCACTAAAACGGGAAGCACTTGGTCAGCGGCGTCAGTCGTGGTTATTAAAATGATGCTTAGTTAGTTGGTCGCGACTCGTGAGGCCGATATTAATGATAAGCGAGTGGTGTTGAGTACACCGTGTAATTGCAGGTATTCCAGGCAGTTAAGAAAACCCAGCGAGCGTTTTCGCCTTGGCCCGCAATTAGAGGCGGAATCGCGCACTAAAAATTCTTAATTGCCGGACGACGGGCATTGTGCAACGGTTTAGGCAATGTGGCAAAGTTCGCGCCGAAACCGAATGTTGCACTATGACCTTTCGCCTTCCATTTGCGACAGCGGaccgcaaaacaaaatcatcCGCGCGCGTTTTGAAAACGGCATTGATTTTCGCACTCTGGCCCTGATGGACAGCGATTCTGATTCGGATTCTGATGCGGACTCACATTTCGAGTAATCTCGTTGAAAGCCGGAAAATGGGAGGCAGGCATTCTCAATCCGCGGGAAAATCACATTTTCAGGGCTTCACTTTCGCAAATCAAGCTTGTGACAATAGTCAACAGagaaattaaacataaaatacaGATCTTCTAATAGTTCGTAATGGAAAAGCATCTAGTACGATTGCATTATTTCTTTCTCTGCGAAATGTGCAATTCATCGATTGAActattaattaagttaatgtATGCACAGTCTGAGTAATGGAATATTTGTGAGTAAACTGGTAAATGGGCTGCATATTCAGGAACCTGGTCACCCGATAACCGACTGACTGCCAGTTGATTACCTTGGCCAACAATGCAGTTCGCTTTTGGTTTCGGTGGCaggtggcatgtggcatgtggcatgtggcaggTGTCGGGCGGCAAGAGGCCTAATTAATTTCGGGACTCACCTGTGCCGGCACCAAGCTAGCCGTCT
This window contains:
- the LOC6735872 gene encoding uncharacterized protein LOC6735872 isoform X2 — translated: MIVLLGALCLLQTASLVPAQLFTLRDGKVGVNFAGYHADAGLGGLLTGNSAHGGLSASAGTPWGSRAAAGLGGNLDGRAAGVGYAAAQANPSVGASALLGGSAGEHGYIGAEAHSPGRTLVSSSQHSVQPAYPADPVPASPTSGPVVTSHIQKVKPPKKYSLIHQDARSEAKVVQAHKYKSVQRPQAVNNRFLAPQAQGPVGLALDIPIGILRSLQQSLGALGGGAVPQQPAAAAAVAGAQANAHNH
- the LOC6735872 gene encoding PE-PGRS family protein PE_PGRS26 isoform X3 — encoded protein: MIVLLGALCLLQTASLVPAQLFTLRDGKVGVNFAGYHADAGLGGLLTGNSAHGGLSASAGTPWGSRAAAGLGGNLDGRAAGVGYAAAQANPSVGASALLGGSAGEHGYIGAEAHSPGRTLVSSSQHSVQPAYPADPVPASPTSGPVVTSHIQKVKPPKKYSLIHQDDRA
- the LOC6735872 gene encoding uncharacterized protein LOC6735872 isoform X1, whose protein sequence is MIVLLGALCLLQTASLVPAQLFTLRDGKVGVNFAGYHADAGLGGLLTGNSAHGGLSASAGTPWGSRAAAGLGGNLDGRAAGVGYAAAQANPSVGASALLGGSAGEHGYIGAEAHSPGRTLVSSSQHSVQPAYPADPVPASPTSGPVVTSHIQKVKPPKKYSLIHQDPDRSEIIENHVKAAADADAVDNHQLPRPPATPTSLIIVKRPRAHAKRQRQRQRVVYVMQQQQQQEEQQIPDEEAQKDAPQSTVEARSEAKVVQAHKYKSVQRPQAVNNRFLAPQAQGPVGLALDIPIGILRSLQQSLGALGGGAVPQQPAAAAAVAGAQANAHNH
- the LOC6735873 gene encoding uncharacterized protein LOC6735873, with amino-acid sequence MLTRAWEWEWLPAMFGMFPMRLLWLVVLLCLLPGQVLLGNAASVTWGHVNKYASVLHTEDVYLPPGTPGRDVAYGLENASDNYRITGVHVEDLGADGAEALLTAGGIGQQFVVLHCRRLPNSEEQAAHLEVSIYGVDL